Proteins found in one Ptychodera flava strain L36383 chromosome 3, AS_Pfla_20210202, whole genome shotgun sequence genomic segment:
- the LOC139129227 gene encoding uncharacterized protein produces the protein MTWGTESYFEYLVYSAQSVDAILRENYSVFLVESDMVWLKNPLVLLEQYQNNDLILAANKREENETHREALPAMAYLNATSRTRSLWTKMVEVCDRKFQMYKTGNADNVGGSDMGAFNKLIRSEPIKVQWLPDDKFAGGKWYRGDEYNEETAESIVVIHNNFIKGNDRKEQRAKLWGHWFLSDDGTACTPCSSMPNKLVKPKGH, from the coding sequence ATGACGTGGGGCACGGAGAGTTACTTTGAGTACCTGGTGTACAGCGCACAATCGGTTGACGCGATTCTGCGAGAAAACTACTCCGTTTTCCTCGTTGAATCAGACATGGTGTGGCTGAAAAATCCTCTGGTGCTATTGGAGCAATATCAGAACAACGATCTCATTTTGGCAGCCAATAAACGCGAAGAGAACGAGACTCACAGAGAGGCACTTCCCGCCATGGCTTACTTGAACGCGACGTCCAGAACACGGAGTCTGTGGACTAAAATGGTGGAAGTCTGCGATCGAAAattccaaatgtacaaaacgggGAACGCAGACAATGTCGGCGGCAGTGACATGGGTGCATTCAATAAACTGATAAGAAGTGAGCCGATCAAAGTGCAGTGGCTACCAGACGACAAATTCGCCGGTGGGAAGTGGTACAGAGGCGATGAATACAATGAAGAGACGGCAGAATCGATAGTCGTCATCCACAATAATTTCATAAAAGGAAAcgacagaaaagaacaaagagcGAAACTGTGGGGACATTGGTTCCTGTCTGACGATGGCACAGCCTGTACACCATGTTCGTCCATGCCAAATAAGCTTGTTAAGCCAAAAGGCCACTAA
- the LOC139129228 gene encoding uncharacterized protein: MKATTIYDGDDYTGQDSGKNGKRFPKAKNYYLRTMMDKIGKRKGFIILLYLNLGYFNITKSWICNVECMGVLEQTLFVCSDDEAYWSLTNWKPSLNVILHRYGTTNAMTWGTESYFEYLVYRAQSVDSILKENYSVFLVESDMVWLKKPLVLLEQYQNNDLILAANKRLANDTHRGALPAMAYFNATARTRSLWTKMVEVCDRKFQMYKTGNADNVGGSDMGAFNKLIRSEPIKVQWLPDDKFASGKWYRGDIYNEETAESIVVIHNNFKKGNDRKEQRAKLWAHWFLSDDGTRCTPCSTMPKKFVKPTGH; the protein is encoded by the coding sequence ATGAAAGCAACGACAATTTACGATGGTGACGATTATACCGGGCAAGACAGCGGCAAGAACGGTAAAAGATTTCCGAAAGCGAAGAATTACTATCTTAGAACAATGATGGATAAAATTGGTAAGCGCAAAGGGTTTATCATTCTTTTGTATCTGAATCTCGGGTATTTCAACATCACTAAAAGCTGGATATGTAACGTGGAATGTATGGGTGTTCTGGAACAGACATTATTTGTCTGTAGCGATGACGAAGCGTACTGGTCGCTTACAAACTGGAAACCATCACTAAATGTGATTCTTCACCGCTATGGAACGACCAACGCTATGACGTGGGGCACGGAGAGTTACTTTGAGTACCTGGTGTACCGCGCACAATCGGTTGACTCGATTCTGAAAGAAAACTACTCCGTTTTCCTCGTTGAATCAGACATGGTGTGGCTGAAAAAACCTCTGGTGCTATTGGAGCAATATCAGAACAACGATCTCATTTTGGCAGCCAATAAACGTTTAGCGAACGACACTCACAGAGGGGCACTTCCCGCCATGGCATACTTCAACGCGACGGCCAGAACACGGAGTCTGTGGACTAAAATGGTGGAAGTCTGCGATCGAAAattccaaatgtacaaaacgggGAACGCAGACAATGTCGGCGGCAGTGACATGGGTGCATTCAATAAACTCATAAGAAGTGAGCCGATCAAAGTGCAGTGGCTACCAGACGACAAATTCGCAAGTGGGAAGTGGTACAGAGGCGATATTTACAATGAAGAGACGGCAGAATCGATAGTCGTCATCcacaataatttcaaaaaaggaaatgacagaaaagaacaaagagcGAAACTGTGGGCACATTGGTTCCTGTCTGACGATGGCACACGCTGTACTCCATGTTCGACCATGCCAAAAAAGTTCGTTAAGCCAACTGGACACTAA